One genomic segment of Ricinus communis isolate WT05 ecotype wild-type chromosome 3, ASM1957865v1, whole genome shotgun sequence includes these proteins:
- the LOC8272544 gene encoding GATA transcription factor 21: MTPTYHSSFPPFTIDLNEDQHHHQLIFCSKTTTEDASSSSSISYPIFINPPQEEVGYYHKELQPLHHQEVDNIYASHGRSWDHRIIKNENENGQELSVCKKEDKSTSIEDQRDNSSVKWMSSKMRLMRKMMTTDQTVNTTQHTSSMHKLEDKEKSRSLPLQDDYSSKNLSDNSNNTIRVCSDCNTTKTPLWRSGPRGPKSLCNACGIRQRKARRALAAAQASANGTIFAPDTAAMKTNKVQNKEKRTNNSHLPFKKRCKFTAQSRGSRKKLCFEDLSSTILSKNSAFQQLFPQDEKEAAILLMALSYGLVHG; this comes from the exons ATGACTCCTACTTATCATTCATCTTTTCCTCCTTTTACTATAGACCTTAATGAAGATCAACATCACCACCAGCTCATCTTCTGCTCGAAAACTACTACTGAAGAtgcatcttcatcttcttctataTCCTACCCCATTTTTATTAACCCACCTCAAGAAGAAGTTGGATATTACCATAAAGAGTTGCAGCCTTTACACCATCAGGAAGtg GATAACATATATGCTTCGCATGGTAGATCATGGGATCATCGAATAATTAAGAACGAGAACGAGAATGGCCAAGAATTATCTGTTTGcaagaaagaagacaaaagtACTAGTATTGAAGATCAAAGAGACAACAGTTCCGTTAAGTGGATGTCTTCAAAGATGAGGTTGATGAGGAAGATGATGACTACGGATCAAACGGTCAATACTACACAGCATACATCTTCTATGCACAAGCTTGAGGATAAAGAGAAGAGCCGATCATTACCTTTACAAGATGATTATAGCAGCAAAAACTTGTCTGACAACAGTAATAACACAATTAGGGTTTGTTCTGATTGTAACACTACAAAGACCCCTCTTTGGAGAAGTGGACCACGAGGTCCTAAG TCACTTTGCAACGCCTGTGGAATTCGACAAAGAAAGGCGAGGCGAGCCTTGGCTGCAGCTCAAGCAAGCGCAAATGGGACAATTTTTGCTCCTGACACAGCAGCCATGAAGACTAACAAGGTGCAAAACAAAGAGAAGAGGACAAACAATAGTCATCTTCCATTCAAGAAAAGGTGCAAATTTACAGCCCAATCTCGAGGCAGCAGAAAGAAACTTTGTTTTGAAGATTTATCATCAACGATCTTGAGCAAGAATTCAGCTTTCCAACAACTTTTTCCTCAAGATGAGAAGGAAGCTGCAATTCTACTAATGGCTTTATCTTATGGCCTGGTTCATGGTTGA
- the LOC8272545 gene encoding beta-galactosidase — protein MKNMLKGSNTVFLFLFLLFLLSSSWVCSILATVSYDHRAITINGQRRILISGSIHYPRSTPEMWPDLIQKAKDGGLDVIQTYVFWNGHEPSPGNYYFEDRYDLVKFIKVVQAAGLYVHLRIGPYICAEWNFGGFPVWLKYVPGIEFRTDNGPFKAAMQKFTEKIVSMMKSEKLFESQGGPIILSQIENEFGPVEWEIGEPGKAYTKWAADMAVKLGTGVPWVMCKQDDAPDPVINTCNGFYCENFKPNKDYKPKLWTENWTGWYTEFGGAVPYRPAEDLVFSVARFIQNGGSFMNYYMYHGGTNFGRTSAGLFIATSYDYDAPLDEYGLTRDPKWGHLRDLHKAIKLCEPALVSVDPTVKSLGSNQEAHVFQSKSSCAAFLANYDTKYSVKLTFGNGQYDLPPWSISILPDCKTAVFNTARLGAQSSQMKMTPVGGALSWQSYIEEAATGYTDDTTTLEGLWEQINVTRDASDYLWYMTNVNIDSDEGFLKNGDSPVLTIFSAGHSLHVFINGQLAGTVYGSLENPKLTFSQNVKLTAGNNKISLLSVAVGLPNVGVHFEKWNAGILGPVTLKGLNEGTRDLSGWKWSYKIGLKGEALSLHTVTGSSSVEWVEGSLSAKKQPLTWYKATFDAPEGNDPVALDMSSMGKGQIWVNGQSIGRHWPAYTARGSCSACNYAGTYDDKKCRSNCGEPSQRWYHVPRSWLNPSGNLLVVFEEWGGEPSGISLVKRTTGSVCADIFEGQPALKNWQMIALGRLDHLQPKAHLWCPPGQKISKIKFASYGSPQGTCGSFKAGSCHAHKSYDAFEKKCIGKQSCSVTVAAEVFGGDPCPDSSKKLSVEAVCT, from the exons atgaaaaatatgttAAAGGGCAGCAACACTgtgttcttgttcttgttcttgctGTTTTTGTTATCCTCTTCATGGGTTTGTTCTATTTTAGCTACTGTGTCTTATGACCATAGAGCTATTACAATCAATGGCCAAAGAAGGATTCTTATTTCTGGTTCCATTCACTATCCAAGAAGCACTCCTGAG ATGTGGCCTGATCTTATTCAAAAGGCTAAAGATGGAGGCTTGGATGTTATACAAacttatgtgttttggaatgGACATGAGCCTTCTCCTGGAAAT taCTATTTCGAAGATAGATATGATCTAGTCAAGTTCATCAAGGTGGTACAAGCAGCAGGACTTTATGTTCATCTCCGGATTGGACCCTATATTTGCGCTGAATGGAACTTCgg GGGATTTCCTGTGTGGCTAAAATATGTACCAGGCATTGAATTTAGAACAGACAATGGACCTTTCAAG GCGGCAATGCAAAAGTTCACTGAGAAAATTGTCAGCATGATGAAGTCAGAAAAGTTGTTTGAAtctcaaggaggtccaataaTTCTATCTCAG ATAGAAAATGAATTTGGACCAGTTGAGTGGGAGATTGGTGAACCAGGGAAAGCTTATACAAAATGGGCAGCTGATATGGCAGTTAAACTTGGCACTGGGGTCCCATGGGTCATGTGCAAGCAAGACGATGCCCCTGATCCTGTT ATTAACACCTGCAATGGTTTCTACTGCGAAAACTTCAAACCAAACAAGGATTACAAACCCAAACTGTGGACAGAAAACTGGACTGGCTG GTACACGGAATTTGGTGGTGCAGTTCCTTATAGGCCAGCAGAAGATTTGGTATTTTCGGTTGCAAGGTTTATACAGAATGGTGGTTCGTTCATGAACTATTATATG TACCATGGAGGAACTAATTTTGGCAGAACTTCTGCCGGTCTCTTTATTGCCACTAGCTATGATTATGATGCTCCACTTGATGAATATG GACTGACAAGGGATCCAAAATGGGGACACTTGAGAGATTTGCATAAAGCCATCAAGCTATGTGAACCTGCTTTAGTCTCTGTAGATCCCACAGTAAAATCACTTGGAAGTAATCAAGAG GCTCATGTATTCCAGTCAAAGTCATCATGTGCAGCATTCTTGGCAAACTATGATACAAAGTACTCTGTAAAATTGACCTTTGGAAATGGGCAATACGATTTGCCACCTTGGTCTATCAGCATTCTCCCTGATTGTAAGACTGCAGTTTTTAACACCGCAAGG CTTGGTGCACAAAGCTCACAGATGAAGATGACTCCTGTTGGCGGCGCACTTTCTTGGCAATCATACATTGAAGAAGCTGCAACTGGTTATACGGATGACACAACTACTCTGGAAGGATTGTGGGAGCAAATAAATGTTACAAGGGATGCTTCAGACTATTTGTGGTATATGACAAA TGTCAATATAGATTCTGATGAAGGATTTTTGAAAAATGGAGATAGTCCTGTTCTCACAATTTTTTCAGCTGGCCATTCTTTGCATGTTTTCATCAATGGTCAACTAGCAG GAACTGTGTATGGATCATTAGAGAATCCTAAATTAACATTTAGCCAGAATGTGAAGTTGACAGCTGGTAATAACAAGATTTCTTTGTTAAGCGTTGCTGTGGGTCTCCCG AATGTCGGTGTCCACTTCGAAAAATGGAATGCCGGAATTCTGGGCCCAGTCACATTGAAGGGTTTGAATGAGGGAACAAGAGACCTGTCAGGATGGAAATGGTCTTACAAG ATTGGTCTGAAAGGTGAAGCTCTAAGCCTTCATACTGTCACTGGGAGTTCATCAGTTGAATGGGTAGAAGGATCACTATCAGCTAAAAAACAACCACTAACGTGGTACAAG GCTACTTTTGATGCACCAGAAGGTAATGACCCAGTAGCTTTAGATATGAGTAGCATGGGAAAAGGTCAGATATGGGTAAATGGTCAGAGTATAGGACGCCACTGGCCCGCATATACAGCACGTGGTAGTTGCAGTGCTTGCAACTATGCTGGAACTTATGATGATAAGAAATGTCGAAGTAATTGTGGAGAACCCTCCCAGAGATG GTACCATGTTCCACGCTCATGGCTGAACCCGAGCGGGAATCTATTAGTTGTGTTTGAAGAATGGGGTGGTGAACCAAGTGGAATTTCTTTGGTTAAAAGGACTACAGGAAGTGTTTGTGCTGATATATTTGAAGGACAGCCAGCACTGAAAAACTGGCAGATGATAGCTTTGGGCAGACTTGATCACCTCCAACCCAAAGCTCATTTGTGGTGTCCTCCTGGGCAGAAAATCTCTAAAATTAAGTTTGCTAGCTACGGATCACCTCAAGGAACATGTGGAAGCTTCAAAGCGGGAAGCTGTCATGCCCACAAGTCATATGATGCTTTTGAAAAG AAATGTATCGGAAAACAGTCTTGTTCTGTAACTGTGGCTGCTGAGGTTTTTGGAGGGGATCCTTGTCCTGATAGCTCAAAAAAGCTTTCAGTTGAGGCTGTCTGCACTTGA